A single window of Nitrospinota bacterium DNA harbors:
- a CDS encoding glycosyltransferase family 4 protein, translating into MKVALIRQTIRAGAGGAEGTVLGWARILLEAGHEVHLIGRTIEEADLPPGAVAYRLRSPGGLSLIRAAGFARAVSWFLLKHRERFDIVHSFERTLGQDIYRAGDGCHREWLAQRAKAETPLKNLCIAANPLHRYYLSIERKLFKTTPMIIANAELGRQEILRHYGVSPERVRVIYTGVDRHRFQPANRERFRARVRRELGVPASSPLVLFVGGGFKRKGLAAAIHAVADLGAVEAWLAVAGRGETGPYQRVASERGVAGRVAFLGERPDVEALYGAADLFCLPTLYDPCSNACLEALSSGLPVVTSAANGAIEAIVEGGNGLVVRDPLDRAEVANAVERALALEPASVFKVSDRTLGPYDWEQHRRAMLVCYEEVIARKDGRRVAA; encoded by the coding sequence ATGAAGGTCGCCCTCATCCGCCAGACCATCCGCGCAGGCGCAGGCGGCGCCGAAGGGACGGTCCTCGGATGGGCCCGAATACTGCTGGAGGCGGGCCACGAGGTCCACCTCATCGGCCGGACCATCGAGGAGGCCGATCTGCCGCCCGGCGCCGTCGCCTATCGGCTCCGAAGCCCTGGCGGGCTTTCTTTGATCCGCGCCGCGGGGTTCGCCCGTGCGGTCTCCTGGTTTTTGCTCAAGCACCGCGAAAGGTTCGACATCGTCCACAGCTTCGAGCGCACCCTCGGCCAGGACATATACCGGGCCGGCGATGGGTGCCACCGGGAGTGGCTTGCCCAGCGGGCAAAGGCCGAGACTCCCTTGAAAAATTTATGCATCGCCGCCAACCCGCTCCACCGCTACTACCTGAGCATCGAGCGGAAGCTCTTTAAGACCACCCCGATGATTATCGCCAACGCCGAGCTGGGCCGCCAGGAGATTCTCCGCCACTACGGCGTGTCGCCCGAGCGCGTGCGGGTCATATACACAGGTGTGGACCGCCACCGATTTCAACCGGCGAACCGCGAGCGGTTCAGAGCTCGGGTCCGGCGGGAGCTTGGGGTTCCAGCCTCCTCACCCCTGGTGCTATTCGTTGGAGGCGGGTTCAAGCGCAAGGGGCTCGCCGCTGCCATCCACGCGGTGGCCGACCTCGGCGCCGTTGAGGCCTGGCTGGCTGTGGCCGGCCGCGGCGAGACGGGACCATACCAACGGGTGGCCTCCGAGAGAGGCGTAGCCGGGCGGGTCGCGTTTCTCGGCGAGCGGCCTGATGTCGAGGCGCTCTACGGAGCCGCCGATCTCTTCTGCCTGCCGACACTATACGATCCATGCAGCAACGCTTGTCTAGAGGCGCTCTCAAGCGGGCTGCCGGTGGTGACGAGCGCGGCCAACGGGGCCATCGAGGCGATTGTCGAGGGGGGTAACGGCCTGGTGGTCCGCGACCCCCTGGACCGGGCTGAGGTGGCTAATGCCGTTGAGCGCGCCCTGGCCCTAGAGCCTGCGTCCGTCTTCAAGGTCTCCGACCGGACGCTCGGACCCTACGACTGGGAGCAGCACCGCCGGGCGATGCTGGTCTGCTACGAGGAGGTCATCGCACGGAAAGACGGCAGGCGGGTGGCGGCCTGA